Proteins found in one Hirundo rustica isolate bHirRus1 chromosome Z, bHirRus1.pri.v3, whole genome shotgun sequence genomic segment:
- the SH3GL2 gene encoding endophilin-A1 isoform X2 gives MERKVDVTSRAVMEIMAKTIEYLQPNPASRAKLSMINTMSKIRGQEKGPGYPQAEALLADAMLKFGRELGEECNFGPALVDVGEAMKELSEVKDSLDMEVKQNFIDPLQNLHDKDLREIQHHLKKMEGRRLDFDYKKKRQGKLPDEELRQALEKFDESKEIAESSMFNLLEMDIEQVSQLSALVQAQLEYHKQATQILQRVTSKLEDRIKEASSQPRREYQPKPRMSLDFSTGDNTQHNGGISHATTPKPSGVHMDQPCCRALYDFEPENEGELGFKEGDIITLTNQIDENWYEGMLHGQSGFFPINYVDILVPLPN, from the exons AAAGTGGATGTTACCAGCAGGGCAGTTATGGAAATAATGGCAAAGACAATAGAGTATCTTCAGCCAAATCCAG CTTCCAGAGCTAAGCTCAGCATGATCAACACTATGTCAAAAATTCGAGGTCAGGAAAAGGGACCAGGCTATCCTCAGGCAGAAGCCTTGCTGGCAGATGCAATGCTGAAATTTGGCCGAGAACTTGGTGAAGAATGCAACTTTG GACCCGCACTTGTTGATGTGGGAGAAGCTATGAAGGAGCTTTCTGAAGTCAAGGACTCTTTAGACATGGAAGTGAAGCAAAATTTCATTGACCCACTTCAAAATCTCCATGACAAAGATCTAAGAGAAATACAG CATCACCTGAAGAAAATGGAGGGTCGACGCCTGGATTTtgattacaagaaaaaaagacagggCAAACTCCCTGATGAAGAGCTTCGTCAAGCTCTGGAGAAATTCGATGAATCAAAAGAAATTGCTGAGTCAAGCATGTTTAACCTTCTGGAGATGGAT ATTGAACAAGTGAGCCAGCTTTCTGCTCTTGTGCAAGCCCAGCTGGAGTACCACAAGCAGGCCACACAGATCCTACAGCGAGTTACTTCTAAACTGGAAGATAG AATAAAAGAGGCATCGTCTCAGCCCAGGCGAGAATACCAGCCCAAACCCCGTATGAGCCTGGATTTCTCAACTGGTGATAATACACAGCACAATGGAGGAATATCCCATGCCACCACACCCAAACCATCAG GTGTTCACATGGATCAGCCATGCTGCCGAGCTCTATATGACTTTGAACCAGAGAATGAAGGGGAGCTGGGATTTAAAGAGGGTGATATTATTACCCTCACTAACCAGATTGATGAAAACTGGTATGAGGGGATGCTTCATGGCCAGTCAGGTTTCTTCCCCATCAATTATGTTGATATTCTGGTTCCATTACCCAATTAG